One genomic segment of Vulgatibacter sp. includes these proteins:
- the ttcA gene encoding tRNA 2-thiocytidine(32) synthetase TtcA — MSRLEKTLMAEIARASKDFNLIEPNDRIMVGISGGKDSYTLLHLLRQIQKRVGFPFSIVAVNLDQGHPGFPGHVIRGYLEAEGYEYRMIQRDTYSIVQEKVPAGKTTCSLCSRLRRGILYDVAVELKATKIALGHHRDDIIETAMLNLLYSGQLKAMPPKLRSDDGRNTVIRPLAYCAEEEIAAFAEEMKFPIIPCDLCGSQENLQRKQVKRLIGDLHAVNKNVKGNMLNALRNVRPTHLLDPKLRELYGVDRIEGSDEALLAIEGGGSDDDAMGGGCASHEITAAPAPVPLKVLGA; from the coding sequence ATGAGCCGCCTCGAAAAGACCCTGATGGCCGAGATCGCCCGTGCCAGCAAGGACTTCAACCTGATCGAGCCCAACGACCGGATCATGGTCGGCATCTCGGGCGGCAAGGATTCCTACACGCTGCTCCACCTGCTCCGGCAGATCCAGAAGCGCGTGGGCTTTCCCTTCTCGATCGTGGCGGTGAACCTCGACCAGGGCCACCCGGGCTTTCCCGGCCACGTCATCCGCGGCTACCTCGAAGCCGAGGGCTACGAGTACCGGATGATCCAGCGCGACACCTACTCGATCGTGCAGGAGAAGGTGCCGGCGGGAAAGACCACCTGCTCGCTCTGCTCGCGCCTGCGCCGCGGCATCCTCTACGACGTGGCGGTCGAGCTGAAAGCCACCAAGATCGCCCTCGGCCACCACCGCGACGACATCATCGAGACGGCGATGCTCAACCTCCTCTACTCGGGGCAGCTCAAGGCGATGCCGCCGAAGCTCCGCTCGGACGACGGCCGCAACACCGTCATCCGCCCGCTGGCCTATTGCGCCGAGGAGGAGATCGCCGCCTTCGCCGAGGAGATGAAGTTCCCGATCATCCCCTGCGATCTCTGCGGCTCGCAGGAGAACCTGCAGCGCAAGCAGGTGAAGCGCCTCATCGGCGATCTCCACGCGGTGAACAAGAACGTGAAGGGCAACATGCTCAACGCCCTGCGCAACGTGCGCCCCACCCACCTGCTCGACCCGAAGCTCCGCGAACTCTACGGCGTCGACAGGATCGAGGGTTCGGACGAGGCGCTGCTGGCGATCGAGGGCGGCGGCTCCGACGACGATGCGATGGGTGGCGGCTGCGCGAGCCACGAGATCACCGCAGCGCCCGCCCCGGTGCCGCTCAAGGTGCTGGGCGCTTGA
- the tsaD gene encoding tRNA (adenosine(37)-N6)-threonylcarbamoyltransferase complex transferase subunit TsaD codes for MLVLGIETSCDETAAAVVRDGREILSDVVSTQIEIHRRWGGVVPELASRNHVLQVMPVVDEALEKSGVTLDEIDGIAVTSGPGLIGALLVGVQVGKSIALAKKKPIVGVNHLEGHLLAVRLGADAPAPPFLGLVVSGGHTSLYAVRDYGDYRLLGATLDDAAGEAFDKVGKLLGLPYPAGIVIDQLAQTGDPKAIKFPRGLTKRATLDFSFSGLKTAAMYHLQKHGIPEGQALADFCASVQEAIADVLTRKAVKAAKEAGLPRLVLCGGVAANSRLRALAVERGAEAGIDVHVPEKRLCTDNGAMIAVAGYETFRRGGGPSGLDLNANPAWRL; via the coding sequence ATGCTGGTCCTCGGGATCGAGACATCTTGTGACGAAACCGCCGCCGCGGTGGTCCGCGACGGGCGGGAGATCCTCTCCGACGTGGTCTCCACGCAGATCGAGATCCACCGCCGCTGGGGCGGGGTGGTGCCGGAGCTCGCCTCCCGCAACCACGTGCTCCAGGTGATGCCGGTGGTCGACGAGGCGCTGGAGAAGTCGGGCGTCACCCTCGACGAGATCGACGGCATCGCCGTGACCAGCGGCCCCGGCCTCATCGGCGCGCTCCTCGTCGGTGTGCAGGTGGGCAAGTCGATTGCGCTGGCGAAGAAGAAGCCGATCGTCGGCGTGAACCACCTCGAGGGCCACCTCCTCGCCGTGCGCCTCGGCGCCGACGCGCCGGCGCCGCCCTTCCTCGGCCTCGTCGTCTCCGGTGGCCACACCAGCCTCTACGCGGTCCGTGACTACGGCGATTACCGGCTCCTCGGCGCCACCCTGGACGACGCAGCGGGCGAGGCCTTCGACAAGGTGGGCAAGCTGCTGGGCCTGCCCTATCCGGCGGGGATCGTCATCGATCAGCTCGCGCAGACGGGCGATCCGAAGGCAATCAAATTTCCCCGGGGCCTCACCAAGCGCGCGACCCTCGACTTCTCCTTCTCGGGCCTCAAGACCGCGGCGATGTACCACCTGCAGAAGCACGGGATCCCCGAGGGGCAGGCGCTGGCCGATTTCTGCGCCAGCGTGCAGGAGGCGATCGCCGACGTGCTCACCCGCAAGGCGGTGAAGGCGGCGAAGGAGGCGGGGTTGCCCCGGCTCGTGCTTTGCGGCGGCGTCGCCGCCAACAGCAGGCTGCGCGCGCTTGCGGTGGAGCGCGGCGCCGAGGCGGGGATCGACGTGCACGTGCCCGAGAAGCGGCTCTGCACCGACAACGGCGCGATGATCGCGGTGGCGGGCTACGAGACCTTTCGCCGCGGCGGCGGGCCTTCCGGCCTCGACCTGAACGCCAATCCCGCCTGGAGGCTGTAG
- a CDS encoding tRNA (cytidine(34)-2'-O)-methyltransferase — protein MLPALDRPYALVLVHPQIPPNTGNVARLCAVTGSHLHLVEPLGFSIADKDLRRAGLDYWDQVVAEIHPDVETWEARAPWPRVHLFTANAEKSLWEADFQPGDMLVFGSEQVGLPKELLERRRAHTVGIPQRPGLRSLNLSTAAGIALYEALRRTGDGR, from the coding sequence ATGTTGCCGGCTCTCGATCGTCCGTACGCCCTCGTCCTCGTCCACCCGCAGATCCCGCCCAATACCGGCAACGTGGCCAGGCTCTGCGCGGTCACCGGCTCCCACCTCCACCTGGTCGAGCCGCTCGGCTTCTCCATCGCCGACAAGGATCTGCGCCGGGCGGGCCTCGACTATTGGGACCAGGTGGTGGCCGAGATCCACCCGGACGTGGAGACCTGGGAGGCCCGGGCGCCCTGGCCCCGGGTCCACCTCTTCACCGCCAACGCCGAGAAGTCGCTCTGGGAGGCGGATTTCCAGCCCGGCGACATGCTGGTCTTCGGGTCGGAGCAGGTGGGATTGCCGAAGGAGCTCCTCGAGCGCCGCAGGGCGCACACCGTGGGCATCCCCCAGCGGCCGGGTCTGCGCTCCCTCAACCTCTCCACCGCCGCTGGGATCGCGCTCTACGAAGCGCTCCGTCGCACCGGCGATGGCAGATAG
- the rsmA gene encoding 16S rRNA (adenine(1518)-N(6)/adenine(1519)-N(6))-dimethyltransferase RsmA — translation MAESPSAILRRHGLRPKKAWGQNFLGDDYHLSSIADAASVGKGAAVVELGAGLGHLTRHLAAAGAHVIAVERDRDLVPIVRSEMEGLDVEVREANAATVDLCAMAQEQGCKLTVVGNLPYHLSTEILFHVEAQRACIDRAVFLLQKEVTERIAAAPGGKSYGILSVLLQLHADVDVPHHVPAGAFTPPPDVESAVVRLVFREAPRADPGDETLFRKVVKAAFAQRRKTLGNALKSARLVEPEALAAAFASTGIDPGRRAETLSVEEFAALTRTLAAGRAQA, via the coding sequence ATGGCAGAGAGCCCTTCCGCGATCCTGCGCCGCCACGGCCTCCGGCCGAAGAAGGCGTGGGGCCAGAATTTCCTCGGCGACGACTACCACCTCTCCTCGATCGCCGACGCCGCGTCGGTGGGGAAGGGCGCCGCGGTGGTCGAGCTCGGCGCGGGCCTCGGCCACCTCACCCGCCACCTCGCCGCTGCAGGGGCCCACGTGATCGCGGTGGAGCGCGACCGCGACCTGGTCCCGATCGTGCGCAGCGAGATGGAGGGGCTCGACGTGGAGGTGCGCGAGGCCAACGCCGCCACCGTCGATCTCTGCGCGATGGCGCAGGAGCAGGGGTGCAAGCTCACGGTGGTGGGCAACCTGCCCTACCACCTCTCCACCGAGATCCTCTTCCACGTCGAGGCGCAGCGCGCCTGCATCGACAGAGCGGTCTTCCTCCTGCAGAAGGAGGTGACCGAGCGGATCGCCGCCGCGCCCGGCGGCAAGAGCTACGGGATCCTCTCCGTGCTCCTGCAGCTCCACGCCGACGTCGACGTGCCCCACCACGTGCCTGCCGGCGCCTTCACCCCGCCGCCCGACGTGGAGAGCGCGGTGGTGCGCCTCGTCTTCCGCGAGGCGCCCCGCGCCGATCCCGGCGACGAGACGCTCTTCCGCAAGGTGGTGAAGGCGGCCTTCGCCCAGCGCCGCAAGACCCTGGGCAACGCCCTCAAATCCGCCAGGCTGGTGGAGCCCGAGGCGCTCGCCGCCGCCTTCGCGAGCACGGGGATCGATCCGGGCCGCAGGGCCGAGACCCTCTCGGTGGAGGAATTCGCCGCCCTCACCCGCACCCTGGCAGCCGGGCGGGCGCAGGCCTGA
- a CDS encoding Stp1/IreP family PP2C-type Ser/Thr phosphatase: MRIELAGSTHVGMKRPHNEDSFLLLPEERLCVVADGMGGHASGEVASRTAIEAIEAFFRQTAGDREITWPFAVDESKPYEENRLVVGIRQANARIVDLAATDEQFKGMGTTVVSLLVGEAHVWLGWAGDSRAYRLRDGALQLLSEDHSLLNDLLKAKKLKPEEAESFPHKNVIVRALGMKDPVAVDVIRDEFQPGDLYLLCSDGLSSMVADERIEQILQRTEDLDRAVQQLIDAANAAGGTDNVTVVLARLV; the protein is encoded by the coding sequence ATGCGCATCGAGCTCGCCGGCAGCACGCACGTGGGGATGAAGCGTCCCCACAACGAGGACAGCTTCCTCCTGCTGCCCGAGGAGCGGCTCTGCGTCGTCGCCGACGGGATGGGCGGCCACGCCTCGGGGGAGGTCGCCTCCCGCACCGCGATCGAGGCGATCGAAGCCTTCTTCCGCCAGACCGCCGGCGACCGCGAGATCACCTGGCCCTTCGCCGTGGACGAGAGCAAGCCCTACGAGGAGAACCGCCTCGTGGTGGGCATCCGCCAGGCGAACGCCCGCATCGTCGACCTCGCCGCCACCGACGAGCAGTTCAAGGGCATGGGCACCACCGTGGTCTCGCTGCTGGTCGGCGAGGCCCACGTCTGGCTCGGCTGGGCCGGCGACAGCAGGGCCTACCGCCTCCGCGACGGCGCGCTGCAGCTGCTCTCCGAGGACCACTCGCTCCTCAACGACCTGCTCAAGGCGAAGAAGCTCAAGCCCGAGGAGGCGGAGAGCTTCCCCCACAAGAACGTGATCGTGCGGGCGCTGGGGATGAAGGATCCCGTCGCGGTGGACGTGATCCGCGACGAGTTCCAGCCGGGCGATCTCTACCTGCTCTGCTCGGACGGCCTCTCGAGCATGGTGGCGGACGAGCGGATCGAGCAGATCCTGCAGCGCACCGAAGATCTCGATCGCGCCGTGCAGCAGCTGATCGACGCCGCCAACGCCGCGGGCGGCACGGACAACGTCACCGTCGTCCTCGCCCGCTTGGTTTAA
- a CDS encoding tetratricopeptide repeat protein — protein sequence MRALALVLLAGLAACTGEGRRPDPAPAAEAPEDRVEAAHRYHGEALLQQDRFEESIAAFDRALAIDPDDVGVRYLRAFALFRHGQVAEADAAIAELLVDLPEEHELRPALLCARALHAEQQDREDDAIGYRIRACALDEEACCP from the coding sequence ATGCGCGCTCTCGCCCTCGTCCTGCTCGCCGGTCTCGCTGCTTGTACAGGGGAGGGCAGGCGCCCCGATCCGGCGCCGGCAGCCGAGGCGCCGGAGGATCGCGTCGAAGCCGCCCACCGCTACCACGGCGAGGCGCTGCTCCAGCAGGATCGCTTCGAGGAGTCGATCGCCGCCTTCGATCGGGCGCTCGCCATCGATCCGGACGACGTCGGCGTACGCTACCTGCGGGCATTCGCGCTCTTCCGCCACGGGCAGGTGGCGGAGGCCGACGCGGCGATCGCCGAGCTGCTCGTCGATCTGCCGGAAGAGCACGAGCTCCGGCCGGCGCTCCTCTGCGCGCGGGCGCTGCACGCCGAGCAGCAGGACCGCGAGGACGACGCGATCGGCTACCGCATCCGGGCCTGCGCCCTCGACGAAGAGGCCTGCTGCCCCTGA
- a CDS encoding DUF192 domain-containing protein, giving the protein MEILVEGRQLAHRVEVAAGFAQRLVGLLGRSGLAPGEGLLLAPCTSIHTLGMRFPIDVLLLDEAGTVLRVLEGLPPWRIPASAKGTRLVLELGPGTLAATPVVAGERIAFSAGRQLDRWPSLR; this is encoded by the coding sequence ATGGAGATCCTCGTCGAGGGCAGGCAGCTCGCCCACCGGGTGGAGGTGGCAGCCGGCTTCGCGCAGCGTCTGGTCGGCCTCCTCGGCAGGTCCGGCCTCGCGCCGGGCGAGGGGCTGCTGCTCGCGCCGTGCACCTCGATCCACACCCTGGGGATGCGCTTTCCCATCGACGTGCTCCTTCTCGACGAGGCGGGCACGGTGCTCCGGGTGCTGGAGGGCCTGCCCCCCTGGCGGATCCCGGCGTCCGCGAAGGGCACGCGGCTGGTGCTGGAGCTCGGCCCCGGAACCCTGGCGGCGACGCCGGTGGTTGCAGGGGAACGGATCGCCTTTTCGGCCGGCCGCCAACTTGATCGGTGGCCCTCTCTCCGGTAG
- the smpB gene encoding SsrA-binding protein SmpB → MAKAETKTGGTKRVAENRRARHDYNLGDSYEAGLSLMGSEVKALREGNANLSDSYVQADKGELFVHNLRIGEYKAATHIAHEPLRRRKLLLHRKEIDKIETKVKERGFTVIPTELYFKNGRAKLKIAMATGKTNVDRRQDIKERETKRELDRVMRGSRTVPRGGRKGGGEWD, encoded by the coding sequence ATGGCCAAGGCCGAGACCAAGACGGGCGGAACCAAGCGTGTGGCGGAGAACCGCCGCGCCCGCCACGACTACAACCTCGGGGATTCCTACGAGGCGGGGCTCTCGCTGATGGGCAGCGAGGTGAAGGCGCTGCGCGAGGGGAACGCGAACCTCTCCGACTCCTACGTGCAGGCGGACAAGGGCGAGCTCTTCGTCCACAACCTGCGCATCGGCGAGTACAAGGCGGCGACGCACATCGCCCACGAGCCCTTGCGGCGGCGCAAGCTCCTGCTCCACCGCAAGGAGATCGACAAGATCGAGACCAAGGTGAAGGAGCGCGGCTTCACCGTGATCCCCACCGAGCTCTACTTCAAGAACGGCAGGGCCAAGCTGAAGATCGCGATGGCCACCGGCAAGACCAACGTCGACCGCCGCCAGGACATCAAGGAGCGGGAGACGAAGCGCGAGCTCGATCGCGTGATGCGCGGCTCGCGCACGGTGCCCCGCGGCGGCCGCAAGGGCGGCGGCGAGTGGGATTGA
- a CDS encoding DnaJ domain-containing protein, with the protein MAEPLCDLSGGELRSAPLAAILVEALRLRATGELRVDANGGTSRVYLRGGQPCGAQVFFGFKPLGQFLLEQGWIDMEALERSLAAVVDGRKQGEALVELGFLSREKLHLGLALHHQRHIRNLAAVAEGIYSFQPLAELPAWTDELKLSAHRAIVDALSAPPALAVCQKILRRIPGGLGVRLRSGWDRYTGHFQLDAAELAFLAGLERPCAIDAAVAAGHVPEERALALLAALQLMGILVPAPLGGEAPWATPGPAIPSTPGPVRLDTPPPVLGRAPAGPNVVAPNRAVIAGAGKPLEVDLGFGLGDHAAGDWGGSFQAEEAIEVDEVEIVELVEEPQRGRVVELDMDATAVVGGAFAEAPTVAARPGIDFEATMAARPGPGDIGPAERAALEAQQRRAQEEARKLQREQQAHEERAREEALRRPAPEFKSDAGEAKERRARMLQRAFGNILGTDAIRRREGTPGPGYAGTPGPAAMGTPGPGTPGPTAARLSWDRLPPPGDPAFDRFVHERLATLHLDDHYKRLGVAQGASRDEIKHAFFAAAKRFHPDRIPSAIQHLAPQLKEIFAAVNESYQVLQDDERRRAYLAELRQAAAPPPKSEVQQAVEDFEAQAAAAAKKKDFATVQRLLKQALLIEDRPDLRAHILWARQSEKPDEAGQVRIDLERLVEEHPRCAIAHHYLGVLLRVAGDTPGAEAAFHRALEIAPDHREARQELRLIELRKANNPHLRKR; encoded by the coding sequence ATGGCTGAACCCCTCTGCGATCTCTCGGGCGGCGAGCTTCGATCCGCCCCCCTCGCCGCGATCCTGGTCGAGGCCCTGCGCCTGCGCGCCACGGGAGAGCTCCGCGTCGACGCCAACGGCGGCACCTCGCGGGTCTACCTCCGCGGCGGACAGCCCTGCGGCGCGCAGGTCTTCTTCGGCTTCAAGCCCCTCGGGCAATTCCTCCTCGAGCAGGGCTGGATCGACATGGAGGCGCTGGAGCGATCGCTGGCGGCGGTGGTCGACGGCCGCAAGCAGGGCGAGGCCCTGGTCGAGCTCGGCTTCCTCAGCCGCGAGAAGCTGCACCTCGGCCTCGCGCTCCACCACCAGCGCCACATCCGCAACCTCGCCGCGGTGGCGGAAGGGATCTACTCCTTCCAGCCCCTGGCCGAGCTGCCCGCCTGGACCGACGAGCTCAAGCTCTCCGCCCACCGGGCCATCGTCGACGCGCTCTCCGCGCCGCCGGCCCTCGCGGTCTGCCAGAAGATCCTCCGCCGGATCCCGGGTGGCCTCGGCGTGCGGCTGCGCAGCGGTTGGGATCGCTACACGGGCCATTTCCAGCTCGACGCAGCGGAGCTGGCTTTTCTCGCAGGCCTCGAGCGCCCCTGCGCCATCGACGCAGCGGTGGCTGCGGGCCACGTGCCCGAGGAGCGGGCGCTGGCGCTGCTCGCAGCGCTGCAGCTGATGGGCATCCTGGTGCCGGCGCCCCTCGGCGGCGAGGCGCCCTGGGCCACGCCGGGCCCTGCGATCCCGTCGACGCCGGGGCCGGTTCGCCTCGACACGCCGCCGCCGGTGCTCGGCCGCGCCCCCGCCGGTCCGAACGTGGTTGCGCCCAACCGCGCGGTGATCGCCGGCGCCGGCAAGCCTCTCGAGGTCGACCTCGGATTCGGGCTGGGCGATCACGCAGCGGGAGATTGGGGCGGGAGCTTCCAGGCCGAGGAGGCGATCGAGGTCGACGAGGTCGAGATCGTCGAATTGGTCGAGGAGCCACAACGCGGCAGGGTGGTCGAGCTGGACATGGACGCCACCGCGGTGGTGGGCGGCGCCTTCGCCGAGGCGCCCACCGTGGCCGCACGTCCGGGCATCGATTTCGAGGCGACCATGGCGGCGCGGCCTGGCCCCGGCGACATCGGTCCGGCGGAGCGCGCCGCCCTCGAGGCGCAGCAGCGCCGGGCGCAGGAAGAGGCCCGCAAGCTCCAGCGCGAGCAGCAGGCGCACGAGGAGCGCGCCCGCGAGGAGGCGCTCCGGCGTCCTGCCCCCGAGTTCAAGAGTGATGCGGGCGAGGCGAAGGAGCGGCGGGCGCGCATGCTCCAGCGCGCCTTCGGCAACATCCTCGGCACCGACGCGATCCGAAGGCGCGAGGGAACCCCGGGCCCCGGCTACGCCGGCACGCCGGGGCCCGCTGCGATGGGGACGCCGGGCCCGGGAACCCCCGGGCCCACCGCGGCGCGCCTCTCCTGGGATCGGCTGCCGCCGCCCGGTGACCCGGCCTTCGATCGCTTCGTCCACGAGCGGCTCGCGACGCTGCACCTAGACGATCACTACAAGCGGCTGGGGGTCGCGCAGGGCGCTTCCCGCGACGAGATCAAGCACGCCTTCTTCGCCGCGGCCAAGCGCTTCCACCCCGACCGGATCCCCTCGGCGATCCAGCACCTCGCGCCGCAGCTCAAAGAGATCTTCGCCGCGGTCAACGAGTCCTACCAGGTGCTGCAGGACGACGAGCGCCGCCGCGCCTACCTGGCAGAGCTCCGGCAGGCCGCAGCGCCGCCGCCGAAGAGCGAGGTGCAGCAGGCCGTCGAGGATTTCGAGGCCCAGGCCGCTGCGGCTGCGAAGAAGAAGGACTTCGCCACGGTGCAGCGGCTGCTCAAGCAGGCGCTCCTGATCGAGGATCGGCCCGATCTGCGGGCGCACATCCTCTGGGCCCGGCAGTCGGAGAAGCCCGACGAGGCGGGGCAGGTGCGGATCGACCTGGAGCGCCTCGTCGAGGAGCACCCGCGCTGCGCCATCGCCCACCACTACCTCGGCGTGCTCCTCCGCGTCGCCGGCGATACCCCCGGGGCGGAGGCAGCTTTCCACCGCGCCCTCGAGATCGCGCCCGATCACCGGGAGGCCCGGCAGGAGCTGCGGCTGATCGAGCTGCGCAAGGCCAACAACCCGCACCTTCGCAAGCGCTGA
- a CDS encoding response regulator, with amino-acid sequence MAARPQLLLVDADARSLRLLEVSLRKAGFTVIAACNGADALEKLEQVVPDLVLSDTRMPEMDGWELCRRLKEDPRFREVPFVFLTSRRAVEDKVRGLELGVDDYLTKPIYVKEIVARVRMLLQKRERERLERRDPRSGFSGNLADLGLVDLVQTCEIGRKTGMLRCVDKRGRRGAVYFRDGKVIDAEMAGLRGEHAFYRLLEWSEGSFEIEFGPVERADAIAMSAQGLLMEGMRRADEWSRLLETAPPLDAVLSVDPERLASIGTGVIPEAAAPLLPLLDGKRTLQAALEEGARDDLAALGAVIELVGKGVLVAAAQADGPAPQEQAWFVPPVSSSVEARPAVEEPRPEASAEPSGVFDFPAPAPGPRWGASAAAPAAVAPAAVAAAQAAPVEAPAPVAPVPIPAVPKVAPLPPPPQLRLVEFEQAVASRSKLRWVVPLLLLVALVGLLALVRLD; translated from the coding sequence TTGGCAGCCCGTCCGCAGCTTCTTCTCGTCGATGCCGATGCCCGCAGTCTGCGCCTGCTCGAGGTGAGCCTGCGCAAGGCGGGCTTCACCGTCATCGCCGCCTGCAACGGCGCCGACGCCCTCGAGAAGCTCGAGCAGGTGGTCCCCGACCTCGTCCTCTCCGACACCCGGATGCCGGAGATGGACGGCTGGGAGCTCTGCAGGCGGCTCAAGGAGGACCCGCGCTTCCGCGAGGTGCCCTTCGTCTTCCTCACCAGCCGCCGCGCGGTGGAGGACAAGGTCCGCGGCCTCGAGCTGGGCGTGGACGACTACCTGACCAAGCCGATCTACGTGAAGGAGATCGTTGCCCGGGTGCGCATGCTCCTGCAGAAGCGGGAGCGCGAGCGCCTCGAGCGGCGGGACCCGCGCTCCGGCTTCTCCGGGAACCTCGCCGATCTCGGCCTCGTCGATCTGGTGCAGACCTGCGAGATCGGCCGCAAGACCGGCATGCTTCGCTGCGTCGACAAGCGTGGCCGCCGCGGCGCGGTCTATTTCCGCGACGGCAAGGTGATCGACGCGGAGATGGCGGGGCTGCGGGGCGAGCACGCCTTCTACCGGCTGCTGGAGTGGAGCGAGGGGAGCTTCGAGATCGAGTTCGGCCCGGTGGAGCGGGCCGACGCCATCGCGATGTCGGCGCAGGGTCTGCTCATGGAGGGCATGCGCCGGGCGGACGAGTGGAGCCGGCTCCTCGAGACGGCGCCGCCCCTCGACGCCGTCCTCTCGGTGGACCCCGAGCGCCTCGCCTCCATCGGCACCGGGGTGATCCCGGAGGCAGCGGCGCCGCTGCTGCCGCTCCTCGACGGCAAGCGCACGCTGCAGGCGGCGCTGGAGGAGGGGGCCCGCGACGATCTCGCCGCCCTCGGCGCGGTGATCGAGCTGGTGGGCAAGGGTGTCCTCGTCGCGGCGGCGCAGGCGGACGGCCCCGCGCCGCAGGAGCAGGCCTGGTTCGTGCCGCCCGTCTCCTCGAGCGTCGAGGCCCGGCCCGCGGTGGAGGAGCCGCGGCCTGAGGCTTCGGCGGAGCCGAGCGGTGTCTTCGATTTTCCCGCGCCTGCCCCCGGGCCGCGGTGGGGTGCCTCGGCTGCGGCGCCGGCGGCGGTTGCTCCGGCGGCAGTGGCCGCTGCGCAGGCCGCGCCGGTGGAAGCGCCTGCGCCGGTGGCGCCGGTGCCCATCCCCGCCGTGCCGAAGGTGGCGCCGCTGCCGCCACCGCCGCAGCTGCGCCTGGTGGAATTCGAGCAAGCCGTCGCCTCCCGGAGCAAGCTGCGCTGGGTGGTGCCCCTGCTCCTCCTCGTGGCCCTGGTCGGCCTCCTCGCCCTCGTGCGCCTCGACTGA
- a CDS encoding SDR family oxidoreductase, with protein sequence METLRGRVVVIAGASSGIGRATARLLGAAGARVVLAARREELLRTAAREVEAAGGEALVVCTDLTDPAQLDHLVAAAIERFGGIDAWIANAGVTVYGPFERIPADEFRRVVEVDFFAHVESARRVLPHFRARGGGRLVFVGSVASEAAAPLISPYVASTRALLGFAQSLREELHLEGAPIHVTTILPGSVDTPFFAHARSHLDGDLPRPIPPILPVDRVARAVVSVLAASSPPSRRFVGNTGRLLALLSWSLPTTYVRMFSRFLGRVQRTRSTPLPPTNGSLFQPTPVGSGARGGWLRKLKRNPLRLLLPARS encoded by the coding sequence ATGGAGACGCTCCGCGGCAGGGTGGTGGTGATCGCAGGCGCCTCGAGCGGGATCGGGCGGGCGACCGCTCGCCTGCTCGGCGCCGCAGGGGCCCGGGTGGTGCTGGCAGCGCGCCGGGAGGAACTGCTGCGCACCGCAGCCCGGGAGGTCGAGGCCGCAGGCGGCGAGGCGCTGGTGGTCTGCACCGATCTCACCGATCCCGCGCAGCTCGATCACCTGGTCGCCGCCGCGATCGAGCGCTTCGGCGGGATCGACGCCTGGATCGCCAACGCCGGCGTCACCGTCTACGGCCCATTCGAGCGCATCCCCGCCGACGAGTTCCGCCGGGTGGTGGAGGTCGACTTCTTCGCCCACGTGGAGAGCGCCCGCCGGGTGCTTCCCCACTTCCGGGCGCGGGGCGGCGGGCGCCTCGTCTTCGTGGGATCGGTGGCCTCCGAGGCTGCGGCGCCGCTGATCTCGCCCTACGTCGCCTCGACCCGGGCGCTCCTCGGCTTCGCCCAGTCCCTGCGGGAGGAGCTCCACCTCGAGGGAGCGCCGATCCACGTGACCACCATCCTGCCGGGCTCGGTGGACACGCCCTTCTTCGCCCACGCCCGCAGCCACCTGGACGGTGATCTGCCCCGGCCGATTCCGCCGATCCTGCCGGTGGACCGGGTGGCCCGGGCGGTCGTCTCGGTGCTCGCCGCCTCGAGCCCGCCGAGCCGCCGCTTCGTCGGCAACACCGGCAGGCTGCTCGCGCTGCTCTCGTGGAGCCTGCCCACCACCTACGTGCGGATGTTCTCGCGCTTCCTCGGGCGGGTGCAGCGCACGCGGTCGACGCCGCTTCCACCCACCAACGGCAGCCTCTTCCAGCCCACGCCGGTGGGCTCGGGGGCCCGCGGCGGCTGGCTCCGCAAGCTCAAGCGCAACCCGCTGCGGCTGCTCCTGCCCGCGCGCTCCTGA